In the genome of Crassostrea angulata isolate pt1a10 chromosome 6, ASM2561291v2, whole genome shotgun sequence, the window CGACACTGAGCTGAAGAGCACGAAGATCATCAATGGTGCATCTCGAATCCTCTAAATGCTCCTTGGACAGAAAGTCAACACACATATGGGCGGTTCTTTTTGCAATCTCATTTTCATTTGCCTGATCATCGCCTACTCCAACTACAATCGTAAATGAGGTCCCTGTTGAGCTGTATCGAAATGCCGAATATTTTTCCACAAGAAGATCTATGTATGAACAAACATTATTGAGTTTTCTTAGTTTTTCCGCTGAATTCATATCTTTGTACTCTTCATCCCTATTCATTATCTCTAGACTAACAACGCCAAGTGTTTTCATGTCTCTCTGATCAAGTGATCGTCCGTGTGTTATTGCATTAATAATATGACTTGGGATAATGCTTGACATAACAGTGTTCAATTGTAGTTTAGAGTTTTCGAGCTCAGTTGTTTTGTCTTCCACAACTTCTTCTAAATGTTGAGTGTAATCTTCCATAGACTGAATAACGCTGTCCATGACAGATTTTCTCAGAGGATTGTTTCTTTTCAAAAGTTTAAGCATTTGCTCGAAAGATGGTCGACTGTTGGGGTTATCAGTCCAAGCTATTTCCATAACTTGTCTTACAGCCACAGGAATATCCAACTGAATTTTTGGCCTAAGATTACTTGCGCATATCCCGTGAACAATTTCATCTGGTGCTACTGTGCCCAGATGTTCACTGTAAGGCTCCTCTTGAGAATATATTTCTTGTAAAACTATCGCAAAACTATATACATCTGAGTGGTATGTATAATGACATCTATAGTTTGCTCTTAATATTTCTGGTGCAACCCAAAAATCTTTGCTtgtgatattttgttttgtcaaaTTATCATTGTAAATATCTTGTGCTAGATGCGCTGCATTGTGATCTTCTAAGGTCAGAAGCCGAAGGAATTCCCAATCTCCGACTTTAACGGTCCATTTATTATCAACAAAGCATACACTTGCTCTTAGATTTCCATGCACGAAGTGGTGTGCGTGCAGAAAAAGCATTCCTTGACAAACGTCAAGAGCTAAAGCCAGCTTAAAATCACATGTCATTGTAATTTTGTTGTCCTGTAATACATCTGCAAGAGAACCTTTACGACAAAACTCTCCAATAACATATTTTTCTTGATCTATGGACGTCATTCCAAAAAACCTGACAATATTGGGATGGGATATTTTGTGTTTGATTATAAGCATCTCTTGTTTAACctgttttgataaattttgaaGTGCCGGTATTTCTAACAACCTTATTCCGATGTCAAATCCATTCCATTTTCCAGGCCACTGCAACACCTTTTCAATGAGCGCGTCAAGCTCAGCTCTTCCCATGGAGTGTTGTGCAGATTGCAACGACCGAGCAGAGCGGGTGAAAATAGACGAAGTTCTTGAATTTGAGTGGTGATGTGTATCTTGGTAAAACACAATATCTTCAATCGGGATAAGCCAATCATTGCTATGCGTCATTCTATAATATCTAATTCTTTGAATCAAAACATATCCCCCAATAACACCTACTACCAGTAATACTATCGGGACGACAATGGAGACCGTCGTTTTCCAAGAATCGTCAACAACTTTTCCCTCGTTCTCAATATCTGCTAAGACAAGTTGCCACATATTTTCACCGTTGCAAAAAATCTGCTCTAAAACGTCTCTTTTCACACGATTTGTAAGATCAAAATTAAGAGGGGCAAACCCAAGTATTTCACATTCGTGGCGAGGGGCAGAATCCGTCAGTGCCCAGTAAGTATATCGAACAAATTCTTTAGCTGCAAGGCAGTCtgtcatatttgttttatatacaataaaatgggTGAAACCGGCAATGGGATAGGACCCATAACTCAAAGCGTGAGTAATTGGAAAATTGAGGTCCGCTGTCTGAGCAGTAAAGTAGTCCATGGCCTTTGCAACGGTTTGGTAATTTGGATACAGGTACTCTCCGACGTCGTTTTTAACAAGCGCCGTGTGGACAACCCACTCGTGGACGTCGGCAATGGATAAATATCCTATTGAATACTCGAATGATAAAAGTAAACCGTTGATACCATCTGTTTGCATTCCATAGTAACTTATCACATCTATGTCCCATTTATATGGATGACCCGTTGCATTTAATCCTTCCGAGAAATAACCGAACGTTGAGTTCCAGTTTGGATCTACTTCCGCTAGCGCATGCGTAAAAATATCAGTCGATCCCGATTTGTCGGCTCTTGCAAGAAcaagtattttttcatttggaAAGGTAATGTTTGGATTGTTTTCTTTGAATACCGTGTCATTCCAGTGGGTGTAAGTACCGTTATAAATGCCTACAATTTGCTCCATTGAAAGCCTAAGTTGTTCCTCTAGCTGCATATTATACCCTAATGCAACGGCCCTgaaatttaaatagaaaaacATACTTTAAAGCAGGCAATTTAATTCTCATAAAaccaagtttttaaaattctaccCCTCAAACATGGTATATGTGTAGATTGTTATCCGCTATAAACTTAAGATAACATAAGTTACCCCTTATGAGCCTTGTTACGTTTACTCAATGTTGACCCATAAAACCAATGAGCCAGTATAATCAATAGGTGCCTTGGACCATGAAAATCTTCTGATACTTGTAATTATTGCAAgattttgtttagattttacaGCACCGATTAAGATACACGTTTTTATGCCTTGGACATTTTGTTTGATCACCTCCTCTACATATTATTTCAACCATGtgttataattgtttacatttttattgcaTCTTACTTTGCTAGAtacttatttttattatctgttttatgataataaataataagattcttttaatttagtcagcatgtaaaaaaaaaacaacgtacATGGTGAATaaatgtcaaagatttaaagGATATAATGCTAATcctacaatttgtttacaatcagcTGTTCGAAGAAGGTCGCATTTGACGTCACTGTACCACGTGACACGCTATCTaattaacgtgtttttaaaCGATCGGGGCTATTATTTAAACTGATATTATGGCTAATTACCGCTTTTCTACCGTTAACAAACTATTAGAAATAATTATTAGATACACAAGGAAGACAAAAAATGGTAAAATGTCCATACTTTAGAAACATGCAATATGTCCTTTaagtataaaaaatgaattatgaatgattttatttaaaaaaaaaaaaagaaaaaagatgggCCATGTTTGCCGCCatttctttgaaaacaaaatgtaaaaagtttgcGTTTGATCTAGACAATGAAAAGACTGTTTCTGATATACTATGTATCATTGCGATTATATCACACACTTAATAATCTATTCCTTCAAATGACTAAATTTTGTtgcatatttattctttagtcATTATAATTCTTTGGACACCACGGCATGATATTTTGTAATGctcttgtttatttattgctctTTGAGTTATTGTCAATTATACGCCAATgtatattgtttacaaaaaagCGGAAGCTCCAGACACAGGAAGGATTGTCTTCGGATGACACGGTTCTCTATTTGTACATAAAATGTTGATACATTGATAGCTATAGTTTTTAGTTTATGAGACCGGTTCAAATGAGCGACCTTTTAAGGACAGGTACAAGAGTTCTTGTGAAATTTGCGTTCTGTCGAAAAGGTCAAAgtcttgtttaatttgaaaaaggaTATACGGCGAAATAAGATTTCATtcttaataaatacaaattaagaGTTATTTAATAttactgtttttaaaaatatgaataccGAACAACATTATCAATAACATATTAAAGTCATGTAACCTAAAGCATATTGTACCTTACATGACCACGTTATTAATAATTCTTGCTCAACGAATGAAGaatcaaatattatattttttttgaataaagagaaaaagaaataagattCCGTTATTTGTAAAAAGTAGAAGAAAATGACTCCTACAAATGtttattgataacatttttttctagattTTCCAATAATATAAGTAAttgatagaaaatataaaatgcttactaaataataatatataatagaTATATTTGACATTGCGCtcttgatttttcaattaaTCAGAAAAGAATGTTTTCGTATGAGTGGGCAACTTCTTCACGCTATTTAAATATGCtgttatgaataaaaattatagttGTTATTTTGCATCATATGTGGCTTTTTTTTAGTGTTTTAACTTACCCTGCAATGACAGGAAACTCAATTAAATCACCATGTTCGCTCAGTTCTTTTTTTGAAATCACACTTTCAACACTTGCATACtcaacatcaacatttttatacaaaatctcTTTTGCTTCAACACTACCTACAGCGTCATACACAAGCTCCAGATCGGCATGTGGTAGCCTGTTCACTACGTAAGAAGGCTGCCATAATTTGTATACTTCACTTGGGAAACTTGTTCCAACGCCCCGGATGTTACTCTTTGCAAAACATTCTAACACAGCCAAAGATGTAAAGAGAAAGCTAATACCGAGCATTACTTCCATTCTAATTTAAAGATAACCACGAGtaattgaaattcattttgCCTGAACGTTCAACTCTCCTTTATGGCTTTAAGACTATTTGTGTTTAAGGTGTTGAATTTATAGAGTGGTGATACATATATACACATGGTTAACCaagcatttaaacaaatatcttGTTATATCGGATGCAAAAGCCCAGTTTTGAGACAAGGTCATGAGTACCCACGATGGTTCtcgtagtttaaaaaaaaattaattatcagAAATTCGAGACTGAACAAGGGTTTGATGATGGCTGGCCGTTGGAGTGAGGTCAATCGATACTTTACACATGCTGGGTCACACCAGCTGCCAAGTTCATTGTAACAAGgggtaaaatatataaatcaaaataagtaAGTGTTGAAAAGTCATATCTATTGATACGTCGTAGAAAAAAATCG includes:
- the LOC128190838 gene encoding guanylate cyclase 2G-like isoform X2; amino-acid sequence: MPIWSLCMTLAVALGYNMQLEEQLRLSMEQIVGIYNGTYTHWNDTVFKENNPNITFPNEKILVLARADKSGSTDIFTHALAEVDPNWNSTFGYFSEGLNATGHPYKWDIDVISYYGMQTDGINGLLLSFEYSIGYLSIADVHEWVVHTALVKNDVGEYLYPNYQTVAKAMDYFTAQTADLNFPITHALSYGSYPIAGFTHFIVYKTNMTDCLAAKEFVRYTYWALTDSAPRHECEILGFAPLNFDLTNRVKRDVLEQIFCNGENMWQLVLADIENEGKVVDDSWKTTVSIVVPIVLLVVGVIGGYVLIQRIRYYRMTHSNDWLIPIEDIVFYQDTHHHSNSRTSSIFTRSARSLQSAQHSMGRAELDALIEKVLQWPGKWNGFDIGIRLLEIPALQNLSKQVKQEMLIIKHKISHPNIVRFFGMTSIDQEKYVIGEFCRKGSLADVLQDNKITMTCDFKLALALDVCQGMLFLHAHHFVHGNLRASVCFVDNKWTVKVGDWEFLRLLTLEDHNAAHLAQDIYNDNLTKQNITSKDFWVAPEILRANYRCHYTYHSDVYSFAIVLQEIYSQEEPYSEHLGTVAPDEIVHGICASNLRPKIQLDIPVAVRQVMEIAWTDNPNSRPSFEQMLKLLKRNNPLRKSVMDSVIQSMEDYTQHLEEVVEDKTTELENSKLQLNTVMSSIIPSHIINAITHGRSLDQRDMKTLGVVSLEIMNRDEEYKDMNSAEKLRKLNNVCSYIDLLVEKYSAFRYSSTGTSFTIVVGVGDDQANENEIAKRTAHMCVDFLSKEHLEDSRCTIDDLRALQLSVGAHVGSTSLGIIETDTPQFVLLSDLPEIVRSLSRSCDSTKIHITREMGNMIIGFKNFFIERSGLLIVKGIEYETCWLAGRTTKFSLGLPPKREKRPFSSNSNLSVPANDKSPVSTPPMDKVKMVSETRQLENGNAKISNGKPKFANDTQIIENGTHKVISNKPKTMHPKRRVTKQRSDALPDVIEDSVDVQDSQSM
- the LOC128190838 gene encoding guanylate cyclase 2G-like isoform X1, giving the protein MAKVIYVTNVPLKFVFLSHLICGTFSAIHINGKGTTFPYEVYKLWQPSYTIYRQSHAQLEMKYDGIGNIAAKEALYQNVDIEYASIETIITATEQSEHPDLIEFPVMAGAVALGYNMQLEEQLRLSMEQIVGIYNGTYTHWNDTVFKENNPNITFPNEKILVLARADKSGSTDIFTHALAEVDPNWNSTFGYFSEGLNATGHPYKWDIDVISYYGMQTDGINGLLLSFEYSIGYLSIADVHEWVVHTALVKNDVGEYLYPNYQTVAKAMDYFTAQTADLNFPITHALSYGSYPIAGFTHFIVYKTNMTDCLAAKEFVRYTYWALTDSAPRHECEILGFAPLNFDLTNRVKRDVLEQIFCNGENMWQLVLADIENEGKVVDDSWKTTVSIVVPIVLLVVGVIGGYVLIQRIRYYRMTHSNDWLIPIEDIVFYQDTHHHSNSRTSSIFTRSARSLQSAQHSMGRAELDALIEKVLQWPGKWNGFDIGIRLLEIPALQNLSKQVKQEMLIIKHKISHPNIVRFFGMTSIDQEKYVIGEFCRKGSLADVLQDNKITMTCDFKLALALDVCQGMLFLHAHHFVHGNLRASVCFVDNKWTVKVGDWEFLRLLTLEDHNAAHLAQDIYNDNLTKQNITSKDFWVAPEILRANYRCHYTYHSDVYSFAIVLQEIYSQEEPYSEHLGTVAPDEIVHGICASNLRPKIQLDIPVAVRQVMEIAWTDNPNSRPSFEQMLKLLKRNNPLRKSVMDSVIQSMEDYTQHLEEVVEDKTTELENSKLQLNTVMSSIIPSHIINAITHGRSLDQRDMKTLGVVSLEIMNRDEEYKDMNSAEKLRKLNNVCSYIDLLVEKYSAFRYSSTGTSFTIVVGVGDDQANENEIAKRTAHMCVDFLSKEHLEDSRCTIDDLRALQLSVGAHVGSTSLGIIETDTPQFVLLSDLPEIVRSLSRSCDSTKIHITREMGNMIIGFKNFFIERSGLLIVKGIEYETCWLAGRTTKFSLGLPPKREKRPFSSNSNLSVPANDKSPVSTPPMDKVKMVSETRQLENGNAKISNGKPKFANDTQIIENGTHKVISNKPKTMHPKRRVTKQRSDALPDVIEDSVDVQDSQSM